A DNA window from Microcystis aeruginosa NIES-843 contains the following coding sequences:
- a CDS encoding RES family NAD+ phosphorylase has translation MGLPPFPLPPDDFSQRQLPVIETPGPWLRLNKTGHLSSLHFDRSGSGRFDGPNQGYGLLYVGDEYSTFIECFGRTFDGAVTVTALRNRNLFRIRSDRTLVLADLTGPALVRIGIDARISSGDYEYCRTWGQAIWEHPQGVDGIRYRSRHDDSVYSVGLFDRVRNHLQEDNLGNLYDDNSSCLGEILEHYDYALIQE, from the coding sequence ATGGGTTTGCCTCCTTTTCCCCTCCCACCAGACGATTTTAGTCAGCGTCAATTGCCCGTCATTGAAACCCCAGGCCCCTGGCTAAGATTAAATAAAACCGGACACCTTTCTAGTCTTCATTTTGACCGCAGTGGTAGCGGTCGTTTCGATGGGCCAAATCAGGGCTATGGGCTTCTCTATGTGGGTGATGAGTACAGTACCTTTATTGAATGTTTTGGACGAACATTTGACGGAGCCGTAACCGTTACAGCCCTAAGAAATAGAAATCTTTTTAGAATTAGAAGCGATCGCACTTTAGTGTTGGCCGACTTAACGGGGCCGGCCCTTGTTCGCATAGGAATAGATGCCCGCATTTCTTCTGGTGATTATGAATATTGTCGGACTTGGGGGCAGGCAATTTGGGAACATCCCCAAGGAGTAGATGGGATTAGATACCGTTCTCGTCATGATGATAGTGTCTATTCCGTTGGGCTTTTTGATCGGGTTAGAAACCATTTGCAAGAAGACAACTTAGGTAATTTATACGATGATAATTCATCCTGTTTAGGTGAAATTTTGGAGCATTATGATTATGCTCTTATTCAAGAATAA
- a CDS encoding type II toxin-antitoxin system YoeB family toxin — protein MAKSLEFDRLAFEDLAWWVEDDRKQTLKIIRLIQKVQRHPF, from the coding sequence ATGGCTAAAAGCTTGGAATTTGATCGGTTGGCTTTTGAAGATTTGGCTTGGTGGGTTGAGGATGACCGCAAGCAGACTTTAAAAATCATTAGGCTGATTCAGAAAGTTCAACGGCATCCTTTTTAA
- a CDS encoding DUF1830 domain-containing protein: protein MLGIPDMRSRNTTRQKQIHIAEMEGNVMSNATVNQAIINCVYVNNTGKMAILRNNVDLIAKWREVVVEPGEEFCFQAPEGGHLDIFTYEMAAMILEHRIPCRELAI, encoded by the coding sequence ATGTTAGGGATTCCTGACATGAGGAGCCGAAACACTACTAGGCAAAAACAAATCCATATTGCTGAAATGGAGGGGAATGTTATGTCGAATGCAACTGTTAATCAAGCAATTATCAACTGTGTATATGTAAACAACACGGGAAAAATGGCTATTCTCAGAAATAACGTTGACTTGATAGCAAAATGGCGGGAGGTAGTTGTTGAGCCGGGCGAAGAGTTTTGTTTTCAGGCTCCTGAAGGGGGACACTTAGATATTTTTACCTATGAGATGGCTGCGATGATTCTGGAGCATAGAATTCCTTGCCGAGAATTGGCGATATAA